The following coding sequences are from one Lolium rigidum isolate FL_2022 chromosome 6, APGP_CSIRO_Lrig_0.1, whole genome shotgun sequence window:
- the LOC124665266 gene encoding NADPH-dependent diflavin oxidoreductase 1 isoform X2 produces MDSFDPSCLPAERSVVFVVSTTGQGDPPDSMKGFWRYLLKKELGARWLEGVRYAVFGLGDSGYQKYNFAAKKIDKRLSQLGADRIIKLGLGNDQHFSGYEGALDPWLLSLWTSLNQENPSLLPRISDIINPSLINLGDSKIEVVYYSSDDAPQDSTVSDSKKLIGRARTMSPALKFHNDGEPQYMLKMVTNQRLTKEDSEKDVRHFELENPSSAISYQVGDALEILPSQDPSAVNAFIERCNLDPDCYIMIRAKGGDEVSKCSLVNGMMDRMKLKTFVALTMDVTSASPRRYFFEVMSYFATAEHEKERLQYFASPEGREDLYKYNQKESRTVLEVLEDFPSVHMPFEWLVQLTPPLKKRAFSISSSPLAHPNQIHLTVSVVSWLTPFKRARHGLCSTWLAGLSPNEEKLIPCWIHKGSLPPPHPSVPLVLIGPGTGCAPFRAFVEERAAQSVREPTAPVLFFFGCRNEDNDFLYKDLWLKHTQDKGVLSPEEGGGFFVAFSRDQSQKVYVQHKIKEQSVRVWNLLCSGASIYVAGSSTKMPADVTAALEEVLRQKGGEAASGWLGKLERAGKFNIETWS; encoded by the exons AGTTGCTTGCCGGCCGAAAGGTCCGTGGTGTTCGTCGTGTCCACCACGGGCCAGGGCGATCCCCCGGATTCCATGAAG GGGTTTTGGAGATACCTTCTTAAGAAGGAACTTGGTGCCCGGTGGCTGGAAGGGGTCCGTTATGCCGTATTTGGGCTTGGTGATTCAGGTTACCAGAAGTACAAT TTTGCTGCAAAGAAGATCGATAAAAGGCTTTCGCAACTTGGTGCAGACCGGATCATAAAGTTAGGCCTGGGAAATGATCAACACTTTTCAGG ATACGAAGGAGCTCTAGATCCTTGGCTGCTGTCTTTGTGGACATCACTGAATCAAGAAAATCCGTCACTTTTACCAAGAATATCTGATATCATTAATCCTAGTCTGATTaatttgggagattcaaagatcgAAGTCGTATATTACTCTTCCGATGACGCTCCTCAAGATTCCACTGTTTCAG ACTCCAAGAAATTAATTGGGAGAGCACGTACAATGTCCCCTGCCCTGAAGTTCCATAATGATGGAGAGCCACAATACATGTTAAAGATG GTAACAAATCAGCGTTTGACTAAGGAGGATTCCGAGAAAGATGTGCGCCACTTTGAATTGGAGAATCCATCTTCT GCAATCAGTTATCAAGTTGGGGACGCTTTAGAAATTCTACCAAGTCAGGATCCATCTGCTGTTAATGCTTTCATTGAACGCTGTAACTTGGATCCAGATTGTTACATAATG ATTCGAGCAAAGGGTGGGGACGAAGTTTCCAAATGTTCACTTGTGAATGGCATGATGGATCGCATGAAGTTGAAGACCTTTGTTGCTTTGACGATGGATGTTACATCAGCTTCCCCTCGACGGTATTTCTTTGAG GTCATGAGCTACTTTGCAACAGCTGAACATGAAAAGGAAAGGCTTCAGTATTTTGCTTCTCCTGAAGGAAGGGAAGACCTTTACAAGTACAATCAAAAGGAGAGTCGGACTGTTTTAGAA GTATTGGAGGATTTTCCCTCGGTGCACATGCCTTTTGAATGGTTGGTGCAGCTAACTCCTCCATTAAAGAAACGAGCCTTTTCCATATCTTCATCCCCATTAGCACATCCAAATCAGATACACTTGACTGTTAGTGTTGTATCGTGGCTTACTCCTTTCAAGAGGGCAAGGCATGGTCTCTGTTCCACATGGCTGGCGGGGCTTAGTCCAAATGAAG AAAAGCTTATACCATGTTGGATACACAAAGGATCCCTGCCTCCACCGCATCCATCGGTTCCTCTTGTGCTCATTGGACCAGGAACAGGATGCGCCCCTTttcgagcatttgtggaggaaagGGCGGCACAGAGTGTTAGAGAACCAACAGCTCCTgttctgttcttctttggttgtaGAAATGAAGACAACGATTTCCTATACAAGGACTTATGGTTAAAGCATACCCAGGACAAGGGAGTGTTGTCCCCGGAAGAGGGTGGTGGTTTCTTCGTGGCTTTTTCTAGGGATCAGTCTCAAAAGGTCTATGTACAACATAAGATTAAGGAGCAGAGTGTAAGAGTGTGGAACCTACTATGCTCTGGGGCTTCAATATATGTTGCAGGGTCTTCTACCAAAATGCCTGCTGATGTTACAGCTGCACTAGAAGAAGTTCTCCGCCAAAAGGGCGGTGAGGCTGCTTCAGGATGGCTCGGGAAACTGGAAAGGGCCGGTAAATTTAACATTGAAACTTGGTCGTGA
- the LOC124665266 gene encoding NADPH-dependent diflavin oxidoreductase 1 isoform X1: protein MSPTPSLPPPLPAAGRLLVLYASQTGNAMDAAERVGREAERGGCPAVDVLSMDTFDPSCLPAERSVVFVVSTTGQGDPPDSMKGFWRYLLKKELGARWLEGVRYAVFGLGDSGYQKYNFAAKKIDKRLSQLGADRIIKLGLGNDQHFSGYEGALDPWLLSLWTSLNQENPSLLPRISDIINPSLINLGDSKIEVVYYSSDDAPQDSTVSDSKKLIGRARTMSPALKFHNDGEPQYMLKMVTNQRLTKEDSEKDVRHFELENPSSAISYQVGDALEILPSQDPSAVNAFIERCNLDPDCYIMIRAKGGDEVSKCSLVNGMMDRMKLKTFVALTMDVTSASPRRYFFEVMSYFATAEHEKERLQYFASPEGREDLYKYNQKESRTVLEVLEDFPSVHMPFEWLVQLTPPLKKRAFSISSSPLAHPNQIHLTVSVVSWLTPFKRARHGLCSTWLAGLSPNEEKLIPCWIHKGSLPPPHPSVPLVLIGPGTGCAPFRAFVEERAAQSVREPTAPVLFFFGCRNEDNDFLYKDLWLKHTQDKGVLSPEEGGGFFVAFSRDQSQKVYVQHKIKEQSVRVWNLLCSGASIYVAGSSTKMPADVTAALEEVLRQKGGEAASGWLGKLERAGKFNIETWS from the exons ATGTCGCCCACACCATCGCTCCCGCCGCCGCTTCCGGCGGCCGGCCGCCTCCTCGTGCTCTACGCGTCGCAGACCGGCAACGCCATGGACGCCGCCGAACGTGTAGGCCGCGAGGCCGAGCGCGGTGGCTGCCCGGCCGTCGACGTCCTCTCCATGGACACCTTCGACCCC AGTTGCTTGCCGGCCGAAAGGTCCGTGGTGTTCGTCGTGTCCACCACGGGCCAGGGCGATCCCCCGGATTCCATGAAG GGGTTTTGGAGATACCTTCTTAAGAAGGAACTTGGTGCCCGGTGGCTGGAAGGGGTCCGTTATGCCGTATTTGGGCTTGGTGATTCAGGTTACCAGAAGTACAAT TTTGCTGCAAAGAAGATCGATAAAAGGCTTTCGCAACTTGGTGCAGACCGGATCATAAAGTTAGGCCTGGGAAATGATCAACACTTTTCAGG ATACGAAGGAGCTCTAGATCCTTGGCTGCTGTCTTTGTGGACATCACTGAATCAAGAAAATCCGTCACTTTTACCAAGAATATCTGATATCATTAATCCTAGTCTGATTaatttgggagattcaaagatcgAAGTCGTATATTACTCTTCCGATGACGCTCCTCAAGATTCCACTGTTTCAG ACTCCAAGAAATTAATTGGGAGAGCACGTACAATGTCCCCTGCCCTGAAGTTCCATAATGATGGAGAGCCACAATACATGTTAAAGATG GTAACAAATCAGCGTTTGACTAAGGAGGATTCCGAGAAAGATGTGCGCCACTTTGAATTGGAGAATCCATCTTCT GCAATCAGTTATCAAGTTGGGGACGCTTTAGAAATTCTACCAAGTCAGGATCCATCTGCTGTTAATGCTTTCATTGAACGCTGTAACTTGGATCCAGATTGTTACATAATG ATTCGAGCAAAGGGTGGGGACGAAGTTTCCAAATGTTCACTTGTGAATGGCATGATGGATCGCATGAAGTTGAAGACCTTTGTTGCTTTGACGATGGATGTTACATCAGCTTCCCCTCGACGGTATTTCTTTGAG GTCATGAGCTACTTTGCAACAGCTGAACATGAAAAGGAAAGGCTTCAGTATTTTGCTTCTCCTGAAGGAAGGGAAGACCTTTACAAGTACAATCAAAAGGAGAGTCGGACTGTTTTAGAA GTATTGGAGGATTTTCCCTCGGTGCACATGCCTTTTGAATGGTTGGTGCAGCTAACTCCTCCATTAAAGAAACGAGCCTTTTCCATATCTTCATCCCCATTAGCACATCCAAATCAGATACACTTGACTGTTAGTGTTGTATCGTGGCTTACTCCTTTCAAGAGGGCAAGGCATGGTCTCTGTTCCACATGGCTGGCGGGGCTTAGTCCAAATGAAG AAAAGCTTATACCATGTTGGATACACAAAGGATCCCTGCCTCCACCGCATCCATCGGTTCCTCTTGTGCTCATTGGACCAGGAACAGGATGCGCCCCTTttcgagcatttgtggaggaaagGGCGGCACAGAGTGTTAGAGAACCAACAGCTCCTgttctgttcttctttggttgtaGAAATGAAGACAACGATTTCCTATACAAGGACTTATGGTTAAAGCATACCCAGGACAAGGGAGTGTTGTCCCCGGAAGAGGGTGGTGGTTTCTTCGTGGCTTTTTCTAGGGATCAGTCTCAAAAGGTCTATGTACAACATAAGATTAAGGAGCAGAGTGTAAGAGTGTGGAACCTACTATGCTCTGGGGCTTCAATATATGTTGCAGGGTCTTCTACCAAAATGCCTGCTGATGTTACAGCTGCACTAGAAGAAGTTCTCCGCCAAAAGGGCGGTGAGGCTGCTTCAGGATGGCTCGGGAAACTGGAAAGGGCCGGTAAATTTAACATTGAAACTTGGTCGTGA